The Bacteroidales bacterium region TGGTTTCACCATTTCTTACTTGCCGGGAAAAATTTTCGAAGAAATGCTCCAGGTCATCAAGCCTTGCGTTGGGCTTTAACAGTGGATGAAATCTGTTGGTTTTGACATATTCCCGGTACTTCTTCAATGCTTGAACAAACAACTTCTTTTTGTTAGTAAAGGCAGAATAAATGGAGAACTGGTTAATGCCCATCTCCTTTTCAAGCAGTCTTACCGATGTAGCCTCATAACCATGGCTCCAAAAAACCTGCATGGCCTTTTCCAGTACTTCTTCGTCGCTATATGCTTTTTTGCGTGGCATTCAATACATTTATTACAAAATAAGCGGTCGCTTAGAAATAAACAAAAGTATCAGGTCTTTTGTTTGGAAGGGCAACGCACCGAACCGTAGGAACAATATACACAACAGTCGCCGGGTTTAGGCCTTAAAACCGAGTGACAATTTTCGCACTCGTAAAAAAACTGGCAGGCCTCTTCGGGCATGGTTTCTTCTTTTTTGTGCCCGCACTCAGGGCATCTGATGATTGAGTTGAGCTGGATTTTCATCATTCGCTCCCCGTTTGATTTATTCCGTATGAAATCGGATTTTATACACAATAAAACAGGTCATATTGTTTGACCCGTCTAAAAACTGATCACTTTATCACTGTCAACCACCCAATGGGTAAACGCTGCCAGAGTACTGATCTCTGTCCCTTCTATGAGCGTTATGTTTTTTAGTCCTCGTGCATCGGCACAGGTACCGCATAACTTCACTTCAGCGCCTTTTTTGATTGCCCCTTTCAAAAACCGCTCGATGTTATAATATCCCTCAGGTGTTTTTTGGCCGGGTATGGCGCAAAAAACGGCATCTGCCATTAGGAATATCCGAACTTCCGTGTCTTTGTGTTCCTTACCAAGCTGACTGGCAAGACGCAATGCGTTGTAAGCCTTTTCTGTTCCGTAAGGTGCGTCGTTGATAACAATTAATATCTTCATAACATATTTAATTTCAGGTGATTATTTTGTTGTTTGCAATGGCTATATGTAACTTATCCCGCTGGGGCGGGAACGTATCAGGTTTTTAACTATATAATTGTAATGCCTCCCTCATCATTTTCCATATTCAAACAACTTCCAATTATCATGACAAATAAAAACATTATTCAATACATCTAAAAAAAATGTCTATTCCGTTCAATTGGTAAAGTATAAACCAAAACCTCGTCAGATTGTTAAAAAATTAAATGCCTATATTATGTTCAGAAAATTCATATATACCGATCCCTCCCGTTCTACCTTCATCATCCGCCTGATGACAGGGGCTGTTTTCCTGTCCGAAGGGATACAGAAATTCCTTTACCCGGCTATGCGGGGCGCCGGCCGTTTTGATGGCATGGGATTTCCTGCTCCCGATTTTTTTGGTTCTTTTGTAGGGGTGTTTGAAATCCTCTGCGGGATGCTTTTACTTGCCGGACTCTTTACCAGAGGGGCAGCCATGGCCATGCTGGTTAATATGACAGTGGCCATTGTGGTGACCAAAATACCCATAGCATTTGGAGAAACCTTTGGACCCTTTGTTTTGCGTGATCTGAATACTTACGGGTTCTGGAGCATGGCTCATGAGATGCGGACGGATTTTGCCATGTGGCTGGGAAGCTTGTTTCTGCTGATCAAGGGAGCAGGAAGGTATTCCATCGACAGGCTCATCATATAATCCATTTCTTGTGGATGTTTTTCAGGCTGATGGAAAACAAGGCAAATCCAAAGGCAGCGATAATCAGGAAATCCAGCCAGAGCGGGAGGATATGCTGTCCGTGTATGGCCCCGTGCAGGATATCCACCCCATAGGTCAGGGGCAGGGCAAATGAGAGCGGCTGCAGGATTACCGGCAGGGAAAGCACCGGAAAAAACAGGCCGCAGAGAAAGATCATGGGAAACCGGAAGAAATTGGAAAAGGTCTGGGCCTCGAAAACCTCGCTCACCGACACGGCAATGAAAAGTCCCAAAAAGGTGGAGACAATGGCGATTAGCACAACAGCCGGCACCACCGCGCCCCAGGATACCTGCGAGAGATCGGTAAGAAAGGCCGCCGGGATAACCGGCACAAAAGCATTGACGATCCCAAACAGGATGGCTCCGCCCGTCTTCGAGAGCATCAACAGCTCCAGGGAGATGGGCGCCAGCAGCAGCCGCTCAAAGGAGCGGTTTTTCTTTTCAAAGGTCACGGTCACCGCCAGCATGGAGGTGGTACCAAACAAAATGGAGATGGCCATCACCCCGGGAAGCACTTCAATGACATTCTCCAGCCCGGTGCCCGAGCGGATGAAAAACATCAGCGTCCAGGCCAGGGGGAAGATCAGCCCCCAGCTGATGTTGGGCGGCTTGAGGTAATAGCCCTTCATATCCTTCAAAACAATGTTTTGGAAGGCGATCCACCGTTTCATGGCTGACCTCCGTTTTTTTCCGTTCGCATGGCATCGCTTTCAATGCCGGTCAGATCTACAAAAACATCTTCCAGCGACGGTTTGATCTGGCGGGCTTCTGTGACTTCCGCCCCTTGTTCTTCGATGAACCGGACCACCGGACCAATGCCGATGGTTTGAGCGGAGTCGACCCGCAACTGTTGGCTGGAAACCGGACGGAAAGTATATTCAGGGAAAGCCTTGGCCAGGTTACCGGTCAGACCGGAAATATTTTGATCCGCCTTAATGAGCAGCCCTTTGCGCTGCTGTATCGGTTGCAGCAACGTGGAGACGCTCTCATTGCGCACAATACGTCCGTTGACAATAAAGGCAATGCGTTCGCACAAGCGTTCGGCTTCTTCGATGTAATGGGTCGTCAGAAAGATGGTGGTGCCGCCCCGGTACATCTCGCTGATAAGCTGCCTGATCTGTCGGGCGCTGGCCACATCGATGCCTGTGGTGGGCTCGTCCAAAAACAGGATCTCCGGCCGGTGGATGATGCCTGCGGCAATGGTCAGCTTGCGTTTCATGCCCTTGGAATACCCGCTGAACTTCCGGTGGGCAGCCTCCTGCAACCGGAACTGACGCAGCAGATGATCTGCACGCCTGCCTCGTTCCTCTTTCTCAATGCCATACAAGGAGGCGCAAAAACACAGGTTGTCATAACCCGTGAGCTCGGGATACAGGTTGCTCTCATCCGGCACCACCCCGATCAGGTGTTGGGCCGCCTTGGGATCGGCCGAACAATCCAGGCCGGCAATGCGGATGGTACCCGCGTCCGGTCGGGCCAAGCCGGTGAGCATATTGATGGTGGTGGTTTTGCCTGCCCCATTGGGCCCCAAGAAACCAAAAACCTCGCCGCGTCTTACATCAAAGGATATGCCGCTGACGGCTTCTACCTCCTCGAATTTTTTGGCCAGGCGGGATACCTCGATGAGTTTCTCCGGTTCAAGCGGACCGTGTTTCATAAATGGACCTAAATGAGTTTATGCAAAACTACTAAAAATATATTTTTGCCAACCGCAAAAAATATCTGTAATAAAACGGAGGTTGCGGTGTCATAAACAACTAGAACCGTACATCACCAAATTGAATGATTATGCGTAGATATCTATTGTTTGCTTTCATTGGAATGATCCTTAGTTCCGGAGTTTTAGGTCAGCAAGGTTCAAAAGGCCGGGGGGCCATGTCATCGCGGCAGGGAAAGATGGAAGGCCGGGTCTTGGCAGAAGGCGACGGACCGATGGAGTATGCCAACGTAGCATTATATAAGAGCGCCGATTCCTCCCTGGTAACAGGAACAGTCACCAACGCGGAAGGCAAATTTGTACTGAAGGAAATACCCTTTGGCCAGTACTACCTGGAAGCAAACTTCATAGGCTTCAAAAAGAAAAGGGTCGACGACATTCATATTAACGGGAGAAATCCGGATCAGGATCTGGGCAGGCTTTTCCTCGAGCAAACATCCCAAAACATCGAAGGGGTGGAAGTAACCGCCAACCGCCCCCAGGTCAACTACCAGGTCGACAAAAAAGTGATCCAGGTTGCCGGAGATTATACGGCCGAGGGAGGTTCGGCCGTCCGGGTGCTGGAGAATGTGCCGTCCATTCAGGTGGATATTGAGGGCAACGTGGAGCTTCGCGGCAGCTCCAATTTCCGGGTGCTGATCGACGGCAAACCCACCGTTTTGGATGGAAGTGAAGCGCTTCAGCAGATCCCCGCGGGAATGATAGAGAACATTGAGATCATCACCAACCCTTCGGCCAAATACGATCCGGAAGGCACCACCGGCATCATCAACGTGATCATGAAAGAAGGCAGAGGGGCCGGCCTCAACGGTATGGTCAGGGCATCCGCATCGACCAGTGGCTCGATGGAGGGAGGAATCAACATGAACTATCGTTTGAACGAGCGGCTTAACCTGACTACCAGCATCAATTACCGCGACTTCCAATTCGATATGAACGGCCTGGATGAAAGACTGACCTTTCGCGGAGATACAGCCTCGGGCATCGATCAGCACATGGAAAACACCATGAACAGAAAATCCTATTCTTTTGAAACCGGCCTGGAATATTCCCTTTCGAAAAACAGCTCCCTCTCCCTCTCCGGTGGCCTGGGGTCATACGGCTTCGGACGAGACGGAACAGTATGGACGGAACGGTACACCAACCCGGTTTCAACTACCGAATATGAAAAAACCGTATCTGAATTCGATTTGGAGAGTAATTATTACGACATCAACCTGGATTACCAGAACCGTTTTGACAGCAAGGAGCACAAGCTGAACGCCTCCCTGTATTATTCCGGCTCGGATAATAAAGACCTGAACACAAGCAAAGATTTTCGAACCGACAGCGCGTGGGATCAGGTTCTGGCAAGACCTGACGGGCTGAGAACCTATGAATCGGGCAATGAACACCAGCTGCGGGCCAAAATTGACTATACCCGCCCCACTCCCATCGGTAAGCTGGAAGCCGGTTACCAGGGAAGATACCGCATACAAAATTACCACTATAAGCTTCAGAACCAGCAAGACGATCAATGGATCAGCGATGAAGACCATATTACCGATGCCGACTTTTCAAGGCTGATCCAGGCCCTGTATGCCACCTGGTCTGGCAAACTGCTGGGCATAGACTATCAGCTCGGTTTAAGGGGAGAGTATACCGATCGCCTGCTCAACCAGCAGACCCTCGATGAAGACTACCGGATACACCGTTTCGACGTGTTCCCTACCCTGCATCTTACCAAGCGGTTCTCACAAAAAGACCAGCTTTTCGCCAGTTACAGCAAAAGGATCAACCGGCCAGGCAGCTGGTATCTCGATCCGTTCAGAAGGTACCGCGACCAGTATAATGCCCGTACGGGCAACCCCGGCTTAAAACCCGAATATACCGGTTCCTGGGAGCTGGGGTACAAGAAGATCTTCGGTAAGTCATCGGCCACCCTGGAAGCATACCACAGAAACACCGCCAATGGCATCACACGAATCCAGCAGCCCACAGAAGGCGACCTGATGATCCATACCATGGAAAACATTCAACAGGAACAGGCCACAGGCCTGGATCTTTCTTTTAACACCAGCCTCTACAAATGGTGGAACATCAATCTTACCGGCAGTTACTACAGGTATTCCATCAGCGGCGATGTAGTGGAAGAGGGTGTTCAGCAAAAAGGCAACCAATGGAATGCCAGGTACAACAGCACTTTTAAGCTTCCCACCGGAACCCGGATCCAGTTATCGGGAAGGTACAGAGGCCCCTCCATCACCCCGCAGGGAGAAAGAGAAGGCTTTTTCATGGCCAATGCCGCGGTCCGGCAGACCATTATCAAGGACAAGCTCTCGTTTACGGTCAACGGTATGGATCTTTTCCAGGGAAGGAGAAGGGAGATGACCATCACCGGTAACACATTCGAGAATTATATCCTGCGCCGGAGGGAATCGCCGGTGATCAGCTTCAACATCAGCTATACCATCAACAACTATAAAAACGGCCGGCAAAAAGGCAAAGGGAAAGATCAGGAATACGAAGGAATAGAGATGTTCTGATAAACCGGGAGGGCTTTCCGGCCAGGAGGAAATGAGTTACCGGCCCTTTGTAACAATGGGCTTGTATACATTGATGGATTGTTTGCCCCCCTCATGCTTGAATAATTATCCGTTTTTAAATATATTGTACCCTGTAAATGGATTGAACAGTTTGTTGCGTTCATGAAGTGTCGGTGATTTCATTGTTCGCATCATCTCATTGACAGAACAGCCTGCCAGTGAGAATCGATCCATTTGGGTTGAAAGAAAAATTTCTCGCTGATGGAGTGATCAATAGAATAGATTATGTCAACAAAGAGTGTACAATTCAATAGAGAAGAAAAAATCGACTTCATGGTCGAATTAAGGAAGCGAGTGGATGAATATTTCCAGCAAAACGAACTTTCCAAACATGCAGACGCCAACATGGTAGCGAAGTCCATCGTTATGGTGGCATTATACCTCGGGCCTTATTTGCTGATGGTTACCGGAGCGGTATCCTCCACCCCCCTCATTCTCATGTGCTGGGTGGTGATGGGCATTGGCATGGCCGGGGTGGGTGTAGACATCATGCACGATGCCAACCATGGCAGTTATGCTAAGAGTAAATCCACGAATCATTGGCTGAGTAAATCGCTGTATATTTTGGGGGGACTTCCTGAGGCATGGCAAATTCAGCACAATACCATTCACCATGCTTATACAAATATCGACGATTATGATGCTGATATTGACCCGGCGCCAATGTTACGTTTTTCTCCTCACAAACCTGTCCGCAAAATTCACAAATACCAACATCTTTATGCATGGTTCCTGTACGGACTTATGACTATTCTGTGGATCACCACCAAGGATTTTCAGCAATTGTTCCGTTACAGCAAAGAGGGATATCTTGCCCAGGAAGACAAATCTTTCAACCAGCTAATGACGAAACTGGTGATTACGAAAATCATGTACTATGTCGTTTTTATTGTTATTCCCCTGATTGTTCTACCCATCCCCTGGTGGATGACCCTTCTGTTCTTTTTTATAATGCATTTCATAGCGGGGGTTTTGCTCAGCATCATTTTCCAAACAGGCCATATATTACCTGATTCAGCATATCCCCTCCCCGATGAAAATGGCAACCTGGAGAATAACTGGCTTGTGCATCAGTTACAAGTGACCTCAGATTATGCTCCCAACAACAGACTGTTAACATGGTTTCTGGGCGGATTGAACTACCATGCCATACATCATCTGTTCCCCAACATCTGTCATGTGCATTACAAAAAAATTTCCTTCATTGTAAAGGAAATCACGGATAAACACGGGGTAACCTACCGTGTACAACCTACCTTCAGCAAAGCAATAGGCAACCATGCAAAAATGCTTAAACTACTGGGAAAAGGACAATATGCTTCGCATTAGGAGGGTTATTACTCCATGCGGTTGATACTTCCCGTTTGTTTGCAAGCCCTTTTCATTTCCTTCATGCCCTGAACCCGCTCCAATACTGAACAATAAACACACGAAGCAACAGAAACACTGCTCCACAGGCCTTTCGAGCAATTTACAAACAAGGTTTTTTCTGCAAATCAGGTAGTTTATCTCGTGGACTACTTCTGTTTTTATATGATGCCTCTCCAGCATGCACACTCTATTTTGTCAATTTTTTGTGTAATGCCTTCAGTATGTGATTATGGCCTGGGTCTTCACGGTTCATGTGGATCAATAGCAAACGAGGATCTTTTTCACTTGCACTCCGCGGACTGTTGCATCCATCAGAAGTCGTATTTAAGTTTGAAATAAACCATATCGTTTTGATTAAACCTGCCGAACCGGCCTTCTGTGCCGGCAAACAGGTTTGCGCCTGTAATCAGATTCACACCGCTTGCCACCTCATAGGTGGCTTTTGGCCGGATGAGTGCGTCATTGTTTTTAAAGCCATAGTACATAAAAAATTCAAGTACCAGCTTGTCGCGAAAGAAATCCTCCTGTACCAGGAAAGTCATGGTATTCTCGAATTCCTCCTGCTCCATGGATTCATCATGGTCAAAAACCGCTTCCTGTATAAATTGGGTGGAGAAATTGACGCCCCCG contains the following coding sequences:
- a CDS encoding TetR/AcrR family transcriptional regulator — protein: MPRKKAYSDEEVLEKAMQVFWSHGYEATSVRLLEKEMGINQFSIYSAFTNKKKLFVQALKKYREYVKTNRFHPLLKPNARLDDLEHFFENFSRQVRNGETTRGCLVVNSTAEFGNKDPEVAAELQNYFNFIKKMMKKVLINSVEAGEISSETDPDQYSNYLLGIMQGLSVGAKVLSEKQINDIIRLAFMNIK
- a CDS encoding DsrE family protein; this translates as MKILIVINDAPYGTEKAYNALRLASQLGKEHKDTEVRIFLMADAVFCAIPGQKTPEGYYNIERFLKGAIKKGAEVKLCGTCADARGLKNITLIEGTEISTLAAFTHWVVDSDKVISF
- a CDS encoding DoxX family protein, which translates into the protein MFRKFIYTDPSRSTFIIRLMTGAVFLSEGIQKFLYPAMRGAGRFDGMGFPAPDFFGSFVGVFEILCGMLLLAGLFTRGAAMAMLVNMTVAIVVTKIPIAFGETFGPFVLRDLNTYGFWSMAHEMRTDFAMWLGSLFLLIKGAGRYSIDRLII
- a CDS encoding ABC transporter permease translates to MKRWIAFQNIVLKDMKGYYLKPPNISWGLIFPLAWTLMFFIRSGTGLENVIEVLPGVMAISILFGTTSMLAVTVTFEKKNRSFERLLLAPISLELLMLSKTGGAILFGIVNAFVPVIPAAFLTDLSQVSWGAVVPAVVLIAIVSTFLGLFIAVSVSEVFEAQTFSNFFRFPMIFLCGLFFPVLSLPVILQPLSFALPLTYGVDILHGAIHGQHILPLWLDFLIIAAFGFALFSISLKNIHKKWII
- a CDS encoding ABC transporter ATP-binding protein, with amino-acid sequence MKHGPLEPEKLIEVSRLAKKFEEVEAVSGISFDVRRGEVFGFLGPNGAGKTTTINMLTGLARPDAGTIRIAGLDCSADPKAAQHLIGVVPDESNLYPELTGYDNLCFCASLYGIEKEERGRRADHLLRQFRLQEAAHRKFSGYSKGMKRKLTIAAGIIHRPEILFLDEPTTGIDVASARQIRQLISEMYRGGTTIFLTTHYIEEAERLCERIAFIVNGRIVRNESVSTLLQPIQQRKGLLIKADQNISGLTGNLAKAFPEYTFRPVSSQQLRVDSAQTIGIGPVVRFIEEQGAEVTEARQIKPSLEDVFVDLTGIESDAMRTEKNGGQP
- a CDS encoding TonB-dependent receptor; the encoded protein is MRRYLLFAFIGMILSSGVLGQQGSKGRGAMSSRQGKMEGRVLAEGDGPMEYANVALYKSADSSLVTGTVTNAEGKFVLKEIPFGQYYLEANFIGFKKKRVDDIHINGRNPDQDLGRLFLEQTSQNIEGVEVTANRPQVNYQVDKKVIQVAGDYTAEGGSAVRVLENVPSIQVDIEGNVELRGSSNFRVLIDGKPTVLDGSEALQQIPAGMIENIEIITNPSAKYDPEGTTGIINVIMKEGRGAGLNGMVRASASTSGSMEGGINMNYRLNERLNLTTSINYRDFQFDMNGLDERLTFRGDTASGIDQHMENTMNRKSYSFETGLEYSLSKNSSLSLSGGLGSYGFGRDGTVWTERYTNPVSTTEYEKTVSEFDLESNYYDINLDYQNRFDSKEHKLNASLYYSGSDNKDLNTSKDFRTDSAWDQVLARPDGLRTYESGNEHQLRAKIDYTRPTPIGKLEAGYQGRYRIQNYHYKLQNQQDDQWISDEDHITDADFSRLIQALYATWSGKLLGIDYQLGLRGEYTDRLLNQQTLDEDYRIHRFDVFPTLHLTKRFSQKDQLFASYSKRINRPGSWYLDPFRRYRDQYNARTGNPGLKPEYTGSWELGYKKIFGKSSATLEAYHRNTANGITRIQQPTEGDLMIHTMENIQQEQATGLDLSFNTSLYKWWNINLTGSYYRYSISGDVVEEGVQQKGNQWNARYNSTFKLPTGTRIQLSGRYRGPSITPQGEREGFFMANAAVRQTIIKDKLSFTVNGMDLFQGRRREMTITGNTFENYILRRRESPVISFNISYTINNYKNGRQKGKGKDQEYEGIEMF
- a CDS encoding acyl-CoA desaturase, whose translation is MSTKSVQFNREEKIDFMVELRKRVDEYFQQNELSKHADANMVAKSIVMVALYLGPYLLMVTGAVSSTPLILMCWVVMGIGMAGVGVDIMHDANHGSYAKSKSTNHWLSKSLYILGGLPEAWQIQHNTIHHAYTNIDDYDADIDPAPMLRFSPHKPVRKIHKYQHLYAWFLYGLMTILWITTKDFQQLFRYSKEGYLAQEDKSFNQLMTKLVITKIMYYVVFIVIPLIVLPIPWWMTLLFFFIMHFIAGVLLSIIFQTGHILPDSAYPLPDENGNLENNWLVHQLQVTSDYAPNNRLLTWFLGGLNYHAIHHLFPNICHVHYKKISFIVKEITDKHGVTYRVQPTFSKAIGNHAKMLKLLGKGQYASH